The Halogranum gelatinilyticum genome includes a window with the following:
- a CDS encoding 3-hydroxyacyl-CoA dehydrogenase/enoyl-CoA hydratase family protein has protein sequence MDIDDINTVTVLGAGNMGHGIAEVAALAGYTVNLRDINEEFVQKGYDQIEWSLNKLAEKDRISADEAEAALDRVTTFVDAGESVADADVVIEAVPEKMEIKKEVYGAIDEHAPADAIFATNTSSLSITELSEVTDRPEQFCGMHFFNPPVRMQLVEVISGAHTSDETMDAIEALADEMGKTPVRVRKDSPGFIVNRVLVPLMNEAAWIVDNETATIAEVDSTTKYDLGLPMGSFELADQVGIDVGFHVLEYMHEVLGDAYRPCPLLAEKVENGNLGKKSGKGFYDYEDGDGAQVPSDEGREDVADRLLALMANEVAGLVANDVADPAAIDRAMQLGAGYPDGPAKMADSAGLAGLVETLDDLHDETGEDRYVAVDYLRELAEADEGFYGGDEEEEAGHDFETIRIEREGKVGHVVLDRPHRMNTISGELLDELSEAIDLLEADDEVRAILLTGEGDRAFSAGADVQSMAAGGADPIGAVELSRKGQSTFGKLQDCDMPVVAGIDGYCLGGGMELATCADLRVASERSELGQPEHNLGLLPGWGGTQRLQRIVGEGRAKEIIFTADRFDAETMERYGFLNEVVGNDELHEKAMELAQSMAGGPPIAQKFTKRAMSKGWENEEAGLEIEAQAFGHLMNTEDLMTGITAFMSDEEPEFEGK, from the coding sequence ATGGACATTGATGATATCAACACGGTCACGGTTCTCGGTGCCGGGAACATGGGCCACGGTATCGCCGAAGTCGCCGCCCTCGCAGGCTACACGGTCAACCTCCGAGACATCAACGAGGAGTTCGTCCAGAAGGGCTACGACCAGATCGAGTGGTCGCTGAACAAGCTCGCCGAGAAGGACCGCATCAGTGCCGACGAGGCCGAGGCCGCGTTGGACCGCGTGACCACCTTCGTCGACGCGGGCGAGTCCGTCGCCGACGCCGACGTCGTCATCGAAGCCGTCCCCGAGAAGATGGAGATCAAGAAGGAGGTCTACGGCGCGATCGACGAGCACGCGCCCGCCGACGCCATCTTCGCGACCAACACCTCCAGTCTCTCCATCACCGAACTCTCGGAAGTCACAGACCGCCCCGAGCAGTTCTGCGGGATGCACTTCTTCAACCCGCCGGTGCGGATGCAGCTGGTCGAGGTCATCTCCGGCGCGCACACCTCCGACGAGACGATGGACGCCATCGAGGCGCTCGCCGACGAGATGGGCAAGACGCCCGTCCGCGTCCGCAAGGACAGCCCCGGCTTCATCGTCAACCGCGTGCTCGTCCCCCTGATGAACGAGGCGGCATGGATCGTCGACAACGAGACCGCGACGATTGCCGAAGTCGACAGCACGACGAAGTACGACCTCGGGCTGCCGATGGGCAGCTTCGAACTCGCCGACCAGGTCGGCATCGACGTCGGCTTCCACGTGCTGGAGTATATGCACGAGGTACTCGGCGACGCCTACCGGCCGTGCCCGCTCCTGGCTGAGAAAGTCGAAAACGGGAATCTCGGCAAGAAGAGCGGCAAGGGCTTCTACGACTACGAGGACGGCGACGGCGCGCAGGTACCGAGCGACGAGGGTCGCGAAGACGTCGCCGACCGTCTGCTCGCGCTGATGGCCAACGAGGTCGCCGGACTCGTCGCGAACGACGTCGCCGACCCGGCCGCCATCGACCGCGCGATGCAACTCGGTGCGGGCTACCCGGACGGCCCGGCGAAGATGGCCGACAGTGCGGGCCTCGCAGGCCTCGTCGAGACGCTCGACGACCTGCACGACGAGACGGGCGAGGACCGCTACGTCGCCGTCGACTATCTCCGCGAACTCGCCGAGGCTGACGAGGGGTTCTACGGCGGAGACGAGGAAGAGGAGGCGGGCCACGACTTCGAGACCATCCGCATCGAGCGCGAGGGGAAGGTCGGCCACGTCGTCCTCGACCGCCCGCACCGCATGAACACCATCAGCGGCGAGCTGCTGGACGAACTCAGTGAGGCCATCGACCTGCTCGAAGCCGACGACGAGGTTCGGGCGATTCTACTCACGGGTGAGGGCGACCGCGCCTTCTCCGCCGGAGCCGACGTCCAGAGCATGGCCGCCGGTGGCGCGGACCCCATCGGTGCCGTCGAACTCTCGCGGAAGGGCCAGTCGACGTTCGGCAAACTGCAGGACTGCGATATGCCGGTCGTCGCCGGTATCGACGGCTACTGTCTCGGCGGCGGGATGGAACTCGCGACCTGTGCGGACCTGCGCGTCGCCAGCGAGCGGTCGGAACTCGGCCAGCCCGAGCACAACCTCGGGCTGCTGCCCGGCTGGGGCGGCACCCAGCGGCTCCAGCGTATCGTCGGCGAGGGCCGTGCAAAGGAGATCATCTTCACGGCCGACCGCTTCGACGCCGAGACGATGGAACGCTACGGCTTCCTCAACGAGGTTGTCGGCAACGACGAACTCCACGAGAAGGCGATGGAACTCGCGCAGTCGATGGCTGGTGGGCCGCCTATCGCCCAGAAGTTCACGAAGCGTGCGATGTCCAAGGGCTGGGAGAACGAAGAAGCCGGCCTCGAAATCGAGGCGCAGGCGTTCGGCCACCTCATGAACACCGAGGACCTGATGACGGGCATCACGGCGTTCATGAGCGACGAGGAGCCGGAGTTCGAAGGCAAGTAA
- a CDS encoding DNA-3-methyladenine glycosylase family protein codes for MTDADAPTPHDHLRTTDLEPLVETYGELHLDPSDDLFQRLVVSVVNQLISTEAAKTIRGRLFDRFEVTPAGILAADADALREVGLSGQKVEYVKNVARWFDEQDVTRDRFTDMTDSEVVADLTEITGIGDWTAEMFLMFGLGREDVFPVGDLAVRRGMEQLFGEMTRGEMRTRAEPWAPYRSYAALYIWQHYTDGDADIDGIEF; via the coding sequence GTGACAGACGCCGACGCTCCGACCCCCCACGACCATCTGCGGACGACCGACCTCGAACCGCTCGTCGAGACCTACGGTGAACTCCATCTCGACCCCTCCGACGACCTCTTTCAGCGGCTCGTCGTCTCCGTCGTCAACCAACTCATCTCGACGGAGGCCGCGAAGACGATTCGCGGTCGGCTGTTCGACCGGTTCGAGGTGACACCGGCGGGAATCCTCGCGGCCGACGCCGACGCCCTCAGAGAGGTCGGTCTCTCCGGGCAGAAGGTCGAGTACGTCAAAAACGTCGCCCGTTGGTTCGACGAGCAGGACGTGACCCGCGACCGCTTCACCGACATGACCGACAGCGAGGTCGTCGCCGACCTCACGGAAATCACGGGCATCGGCGACTGGACCGCCGAGATGTTCCTGATGTTCGGTCTCGGCCGCGAGGACGTCTTCCCGGTCGGCGACCTCGCCGTCCGCCGCGGCATGGAACAGCTGTTCGGTGAGATGACCCGCGGCGAGATGCGCACCCGAGCGGAGCCGTGGGCACCGTACCGCTCCTACGCAGCACTCTACATCTGGCAGCACTACACCGACGGCGACGCCGACATCGACGGCATCGAGTTCTGA
- a CDS encoding class I SAM-dependent methyltransferase → MHRDAVRRAWDAVADDYAAKRRADGEDAALIEDLLADLPADARVLDVGCGDGQRTLTNLVGAADALGLDFSRRQLELARGAAPDARLVQADMTALPVADGAVDAITAYHAVFHVSRSQHPAVYEEFARVLAPGGRLLMTVGAGRSDATRRNWLDSGHAMYWSTPGRRATVSQLDEAGFDVVWERFVDDPLGSQALFVLAERRP, encoded by the coding sequence ATGCACCGCGACGCGGTCCGGCGGGCGTGGGACGCAGTGGCCGACGACTACGCGGCAAAACGTCGCGCCGACGGCGAAGACGCCGCGCTCATCGAGGACCTGCTCGCCGACCTTCCTGCGGACGCCCGCGTCCTCGACGTGGGCTGTGGCGACGGCCAGCGAACCCTGACGAACCTCGTCGGCGCGGCCGACGCGCTCGGTCTCGACTTCTCGCGTCGCCAACTCGAACTCGCCCGCGGAGCCGCTCCCGACGCCCGTCTCGTGCAGGCGGACATGACTGCCCTGCCCGTCGCCGACGGGGCGGTCGACGCCATCACGGCGTACCACGCGGTCTTCCACGTCTCGCGCTCTCAGCATCCCGCGGTCTACGAGGAGTTCGCCCGCGTCCTCGCTCCCGGTGGCCGTCTGCTCATGACCGTCGGCGCGGGCCGCAGCGACGCCACCCGCCGGAACTGGCTGGACAGCGGCCACGCGATGTACTGGAGTACGCCGGGCCGTCGCGCGACCGTCTCACAGCTCGACGAGGCTGGCTTCGACGTGGTCTGGGAGCGGTTCGTCGACGACCCGCTCGGCAGTCAGGCACTGTTCGTGCTCGCCGAGCGGCGACCGTAG
- a CDS encoding putative ATP-dependent zinc protease, which yields MDSSDETGPVRVGVLSLHNSKETKAILNAVEDLGHTPVWLRQENTAISVENSKLTIEPDIDIVANRLLLSNTEEPAELLGLATTFNRVRPMLNEPDAVMASIHKFATAATLANWNIKVPDALLALSNDRLNQGREKFGEVGVYKTAIGTHGGGTWKVDLTEPVNPKVGNRQAFLQSLIDRDGERHRDLRVYIVDGEIIGAMYRFAPEGDWRTNVALGGDVLNATDEMPDEAAETALYAADVMGLDYAGVDLIEGNDGWFVLEVNPTAGFKGLHKATGTSPAPYIAKTAIERAGGTVDMDRVEDLAATLDDSEPSCKPRVEPPEHQDVPIIGYIEDVVVSGTSGSTQAKAKSDTGATRTSIDTSLAAEIGAGPIKSMTRVKSGSLKTGKARPVVDLVIGIGGTQHTVTASVEDRSHMDYPLLLGRDILEHYRVDVRRRSDADNKPRTDGEDFLEE from the coding sequence ATGGATTCATCCGACGAAACAGGCCCGGTCCGAGTCGGCGTCCTCTCGCTCCACAACAGTAAGGAGACGAAAGCGATCCTCAACGCCGTCGAAGACCTCGGCCACACCCCTGTCTGGCTGCGCCAGGAGAACACGGCCATCAGCGTCGAGAACAGCAAGTTGACCATCGAGCCGGACATCGACATCGTCGCCAACCGGCTGCTCCTCTCGAACACGGAGGAACCCGCAGAACTGCTCGGGCTGGCGACGACGTTCAACCGCGTCCGGCCGATGCTGAACGAGCCGGACGCCGTGATGGCCTCCATCCACAAGTTCGCGACGGCGGCGACGCTCGCGAACTGGAACATCAAGGTCCCCGACGCCCTGCTCGCGCTCTCGAACGACCGGCTGAACCAGGGTCGCGAGAAGTTCGGCGAGGTCGGCGTCTACAAGACCGCCATCGGCACCCACGGCGGCGGGACGTGGAAGGTCGACCTGACGGAGCCGGTCAACCCGAAGGTCGGCAACCGCCAGGCGTTCCTCCAGAGTCTCATCGACCGCGACGGCGAGCGTCACCGCGACCTCCGCGTCTACATCGTCGACGGCGAGATCATCGGCGCGATGTACCGCTTCGCCCCCGAGGGTGACTGGCGGACGAACGTCGCCCTCGGCGGCGACGTGCTCAACGCCACCGACGAGATGCCCGACGAGGCGGCCGAGACCGCGCTCTACGCCGCAGACGTCATGGGACTCGACTACGCCGGCGTCGACCTCATCGAGGGCAACGACGGCTGGTTCGTCCTCGAAGTCAACCCCACGGCCGGGTTCAAGGGCCTCCACAAGGCGACGGGCACCAGCCCCGCGCCCTACATCGCGAAGACGGCCATCGAGCGTGCTGGTGGCACCGTCGACATGGACCGCGTCGAGGACCTCGCCGCGACGCTCGACGACTCCGAACCCTCCTGCAAGCCGCGGGTCGAACCGCCGGAACACCAGGACGTCCCCATCATCGGCTACATCGAAGACGTCGTCGTCTCGGGGACCAGCGGCTCCACGCAGGCGAAGGCCAAGTCCGACACGGGCGCGACCCGGACCAGCATCGACACGAGCCTCGCCGCCGAGATCGGTGCCGGTCCCATCAAGAGCATGACCCGCGTCAAGTCCGGGAGCCTCAAGACCGGCAAGGCACGCCCCGTCGTCGACCTCGTCATCGGTATCGGCGGGACGCAGCACACCGTCACCGCCAGCGTCGAGGACCGCAGCCACATGGACTATCCCCTCCTCCTCGGCCGCGACATCCTCGAACACTACCGCGTCGACGTCCGTCGCCGCTCCGACGCCGACAACAAGCCGCGTACCGACGGCGAAGATTTCCTCGAAGAGTAA
- a CDS encoding succinylglutamate desuccinylase/aspartoacylase family protein, with translation MSDDGAFTYSGGKVAPGERQNIRYGISETYLGDPIRIPVSIINGERPGPTVFLSAAAHGDELNGIEVVREVAYEWDLSDLAGTLVCMPVLNVPGFLFQQRYLPIYDRDLNRSFPGRPDSTSAKRMAHRIFQNFIEPCDFGLDFHTSTRGRTNMLHVRADMSDDKVSRLAKAFGTNVVIDSEGPSGSLRGEASRAGVPTITIEMGEAHRFQRVLIDEALAGTDSVFAEYSLRETTAVRWPGWRTIITDDQEKTWIRADAGGIVDMHFERGSLVHEGDRICTITNPFKDDNTVVEAPFTGLLVGLLENPVVYPGNPLCHLVELDDVTRRVVEQEQSPEHAHHT, from the coding sequence ATGAGCGACGACGGGGCCTTCACCTACTCCGGAGGCAAAGTCGCGCCGGGCGAACGGCAGAACATTCGCTACGGCATCAGCGAGACGTATCTCGGCGACCCAATCAGAATCCCGGTCAGCATCATCAACGGCGAGCGGCCGGGACCGACGGTGTTCCTCTCGGCGGCGGCCCACGGCGACGAACTCAACGGTATCGAGGTCGTCCGCGAGGTCGCCTACGAGTGGGACCTCTCGGACCTCGCGGGCACGCTGGTCTGTATGCCCGTGCTGAACGTCCCGGGCTTTCTCTTCCAACAGCGGTATCTCCCCATCTACGACCGCGACCTGAACCGCTCGTTCCCCGGTCGGCCGGACTCGACGAGCGCGAAACGGATGGCCCACCGCATCTTCCAGAACTTCATCGAACCCTGTGACTTCGGGCTGGACTTCCACACGTCGACGCGAGGGCGGACGAACATGCTCCACGTCCGAGCCGATATGTCCGACGACAAGGTCTCGCGGCTGGCGAAGGCCTTCGGGACGAACGTCGTCATCGACAGCGAGGGACCGAGCGGCAGTCTCCGGGGCGAGGCGAGTCGTGCCGGCGTCCCGACCATCACCATCGAGATGGGCGAGGCCCACCGGTTCCAGCGCGTCCTCATCGACGAGGCACTCGCCGGCACTGACAGCGTCTTCGCCGAATACAGCCTGCGCGAGACGACGGCCGTCCGCTGGCCCGGCTGGCGGACCATCATCACCGACGACCAGGAGAAGACGTGGATCCGCGCCGACGCGGGCGGCATCGTCGATATGCATTTCGAACGCGGCTCGTTAGTCCACGAGGGCGACCGCATCTGTACCATCACCAACCCGTTCAAAGACGACAACACGGTCGTCGAGGCACCCTTCACCGGACTGCTCGTCGGTCTCCTGGAGAACCCCGTCGTCTACCCCGGCAACCCGCTGTGTCATCTGGTCGAACTCGACGACGTGACCCGCCGGGTCGTCGAACAGGAACAGTCGCCGGAGCACGCACACCACACGTAG
- the sdhC gene encoding succinate dehydrogenase, cytochrome b556 subunit: protein MSQSYNRGLIEDFGRWREFSAGMWAWIFHKFTGWVLVGYLFTHIAVLSTALSGDAAYTTTIQALESLLVVRLLEVGLLAVAVFHILNGLRLLMVDLGIGLEAQDKSFYASLVLTGAIVVASVPTFVAGVF, encoded by the coding sequence ATGAGTCAGTCTTACAATCGAGGCCTCATCGAGGACTTCGGCCGGTGGCGGGAGTTCTCGGCTGGTATGTGGGCCTGGATCTTCCACAAGTTCACCGGGTGGGTGTTGGTGGGCTACCTGTTCACCCACATCGCCGTCCTCTCGACGGCACTCTCCGGTGACGCGGCCTACACGACGACGATTCAGGCGCTCGAGAGCCTGCTCGTCGTCCGACTCCTCGAAGTCGGCCTGCTGGCGGTCGCAGTCTTTCACATCCTGAACGGACTGCGTCTGCTGATGGTCGACCTTGGAATCGGGCTGGAGGCACAGGACAAGAGTTTCTACGCGTCGCTGGTCTTGACCGGCGCGATCGTCGTCGCGAGCGTTCCGACGTTCGTGGCGGGGGTGTTCTAA
- a CDS encoding succinate dehydrogenase gives MAERYSSFQGGTQRWLWQRLTAAFLVVVLAFHFFLLHFVNHADEVTFAMSAARMEQLTYFSLMILFLVTATFHGVNGVYNALVNQGLTGQKLAAVKWTLVAASVVLIVQGVRTALAWAGGVPI, from the coding sequence ATGGCAGAACGTTACAGCTCCTTCCAAGGCGGCACGCAGCGGTGGCTGTGGCAGCGTCTCACGGCGGCGTTCCTCGTCGTCGTGCTCGCGTTCCACTTCTTCCTGCTTCACTTCGTCAACCACGCCGACGAAGTGACGTTCGCGATGAGCGCGGCACGGATGGAACAGCTCACGTACTTCTCGTTGATGATTCTGTTCCTCGTCACCGCGACGTTCCACGGCGTCAACGGCGTCTACAACGCGCTTGTCAACCAGGGACTCACGGGCCAGAAGCTGGCCGCCGTGAAGTGGACACTCGTCGCCGCGAGCGTCGTCCTCATCGTGCAGGGCGTCCGTACGGCACTGGCATGGGCAGGAGGCGTTCCGATCTAA
- a CDS encoding succinate dehydrogenase/fumarate reductase iron-sulfur subunit — translation MSTQVPETQETAEPEAEETSAAQQKRQQKKESRREMVERAKQELEAERDLEDEETYKLKVFRYDPEVAAKQEPRFDEFHVPFHKGMTVLDALMYARDHYDASLTFRHSCRQAVCGSDALFVNGRQRLGCQTQLADLEEPVRIEPLPHQEVVKDLVVEMEHFYDQMESVEPYFDAEETPEGEEQRQSRENHEKVKMSTRCIWCGACMSSCNIAAGDNQYLGPAAINKAYRFAMDEREGENRKEHRMEILEQEHGVWRCQTQFSCTEVCPKDIPLTEHIQELKREAVKSNLKFW, via the coding sequence ATGAGTACGCAAGTACCCGAAACACAGGAGACGGCAGAGCCGGAGGCCGAGGAGACCTCCGCCGCACAGCAGAAGCGTCAACAGAAGAAAGAGAGCCGTCGCGAGATGGTCGAGCGCGCGAAGCAGGAACTCGAAGCCGAACGTGACCTCGAAGACGAGGAGACGTACAAGCTGAAGGTCTTCCGTTACGACCCCGAGGTCGCCGCGAAGCAGGAACCCCGCTTCGACGAGTTCCACGTCCCCTTCCACAAGGGGATGACCGTCCTCGACGCGCTGATGTACGCCCGCGACCACTACGACGCCAGTCTGACCTTCCGACACTCCTGTCGGCAGGCGGTCTGTGGCTCGGACGCGCTGTTCGTCAACGGTCGCCAGCGACTCGGCTGTCAGACCCAGCTCGCGGACCTCGAGGAACCGGTCCGTATCGAGCCGCTCCCCCACCAGGAGGTCGTCAAGGACCTCGTCGTCGAGATGGAGCACTTCTACGACCAGATGGAGTCGGTCGAGCCGTACTTCGACGCCGAGGAGACTCCTGAGGGCGAAGAGCAGCGACAGAGCCGCGAGAACCACGAGAAGGTCAAGATGTCCACGCGCTGCATCTGGTGTGGTGCGTGTATGTCCTCGTGTAACATCGCCGCCGGTGACAACCAGTATCTCGGTCCCGCCGCCATCAACAAGGCCTACCGCTTCGCGATGGACGAGCGCGAGGGCGAGAACCGCAAGGAACACCGGATGGAGATCCTGGAGCAGGAACACGGCGTCTGGCGGTGTCAGACCCAGTTCTCCTGTACGGAAGTGTGCCCGAAGGACATCCCCCTGACGGAACACATCCAGGAGCTGAAGCGTGAGGCAGTCAAGAGCAACCTGAAGTTCTGGTAA